From the Nocardiopsis changdeensis genome, one window contains:
- a CDS encoding MarR family winged helix-turn-helix transcriptional regulator, which produces MSTENTRPGPPALSVSVLVLTLARRVEGELGAALAPLDLTVARLGLLGHIAGVPGVSFSDLARMSGITVQSAHSGVKALVAAGLVHDLTARPGAASSIEVTRRGRELLERAGREIARVDEELFGPDADPIQQQVGAAFREAFSSLPRD; this is translated from the coding sequence GTGAGCACCGAGAACACCCGCCCCGGACCGCCCGCGCTGAGCGTCTCCGTCCTCGTGTTGACGCTGGCCCGCCGGGTGGAGGGCGAACTCGGCGCCGCGCTGGCCCCGCTCGACCTCACCGTCGCCCGCCTGGGCCTGCTCGGCCACATCGCCGGGGTGCCCGGCGTCTCGTTCAGCGACCTGGCCCGGATGTCGGGGATCACCGTGCAGAGCGCGCACTCGGGGGTGAAGGCCCTGGTCGCGGCGGGCCTGGTACACGACCTCACCGCCCGACCGGGGGCGGCGTCCAGCATCGAGGTGACCCGGCGGGGGCGCGAGCTGCTGGAGCGCGCGGGCCGGGAGATCGCACGGGTGGACGAGGAGCTGTTCGGGCCGGACGCGGACCCGATCCAGCAGCAGGTCGGCGCGGCGTTCCGCGAGGCGTTCTCCTCCCTGCCCCGGGACTGA
- a CDS encoding MFS transporter, translating to MSSHRRLLHEYPTGARRRLLLAVVVLALFISAYEGQLAPVLPLLLDDIGMSLQTYGQITAASLLFGAVSGYLGGELVDRFGRVRILVPFMFLSAAACLFMAMSQTVVHFTAARILLAFVEGVAMAGTQPLIRDFTPRMGRAQAFAFWSWGPVGANFFAAAVAVLTLDLFGHSWRSQIFLMAGLACVGATIVALTLRDLSPELRRTIRLSERSTREGAPAPSGNRLRMLLGHRVVWAHVAAMSLLYVLLATMNAYGQAMVAEHFGISVRMASAVVMCFWASNLLASLAFARFSDRLQMRKPFLVYGAVAATLLLGALVLTMSAGAGAPAWLVVVLLTGLGVALGTVFGPWMASFSEYAEESVHPDVQGVAFGLNHFVSRIFILGAVLMAPVVSAAGGWQVWATVTLVTTAAFAVAATRVQGGMRRPRGGGEPVPAPDAADRTGGA from the coding sequence GTGTCCTCGCACCGAAGACTCCTGCACGAGTACCCCACCGGAGCCCGCCGCCGCCTCCTGCTGGCCGTCGTCGTCCTGGCGCTGTTCATCTCCGCCTACGAGGGGCAGCTCGCCCCGGTCCTGCCCCTGCTGCTGGACGACATCGGCATGTCCCTCCAGACCTACGGGCAGATCACCGCGGCGTCGCTGCTCTTCGGGGCGGTGTCCGGGTACCTGGGCGGAGAGCTGGTGGACCGGTTCGGCCGGGTGCGGATCCTGGTGCCGTTCATGTTCCTGTCCGCGGCGGCGTGCCTGTTCATGGCGATGTCGCAGACGGTCGTGCACTTCACCGCCGCGCGCATCCTGCTCGCCTTCGTCGAGGGCGTGGCGATGGCGGGGACGCAGCCGCTGATCCGCGACTTCACGCCGCGGATGGGGCGGGCGCAGGCGTTCGCGTTCTGGAGCTGGGGGCCGGTCGGGGCGAACTTCTTCGCCGCGGCCGTCGCGGTGCTGACGCTCGACCTGTTCGGCCACTCCTGGCGTTCGCAGATCTTCCTGATGGCGGGCCTGGCCTGCGTCGGCGCCACGATCGTCGCCCTGACCCTGCGCGACCTGTCCCCCGAGCTGCGGCGCACCATCAGGCTCAGCGAGCGGTCCACCCGGGAGGGCGCCCCGGCACCCTCCGGGAACCGGCTGCGGATGCTGCTGGGGCACCGGGTCGTCTGGGCGCACGTGGCCGCGATGTCGCTGCTCTACGTGCTGCTCGCCACCATGAACGCCTACGGGCAGGCGATGGTGGCCGAGCACTTCGGGATCTCGGTGCGCATGGCGTCCGCGGTCGTGATGTGCTTCTGGGCGAGCAACCTGCTGGCCTCGCTGGCCTTCGCCCGGTTCTCCGACAGGCTCCAGATGCGCAAGCCGTTCCTGGTCTACGGGGCGGTGGCGGCCACGCTGCTGCTGGGGGCGCTGGTGCTGACGATGAGCGCGGGCGCGGGCGCTCCGGCATGGCTCGTCGTCGTGCTGCTGACCGGCCTGGGGGTGGCCCTCGGGACCGTCTTCGGGCCGTGGATGGCGAGTTTCTCGGAGTACGCGGAGGAGTCGGTGCACCCGGACGTGCAGGGGGTCGCCTTCGGCCTCAACCACTTCGTGAGCCGCATCTTCATCCTCGGCGCGGTCCTGATGGCGCCGGTCGTGTCGGCGGCGGGCGGCTGGCAGGTGTGGGCGACCGTCACGCTGGTGACGACCGCGGCCTTCGCGGTCGCCGCCACCCGGGTCCAGGGCGGTATGCGCCGGCCGCGCGGCGGCGGGGAGCCGGTCCCCGCACCGGACGCGGCCGACCGCACCGGGGGTGCGTGA
- the pdhA gene encoding pyruvate dehydrogenase (acetyl-transferring) E1 component subunit alpha, translating to MADDRDLLPSEQPVQLLDESGRPVENPTLPFPDNGRLLAAYTALVVGRRVNDQAGALVRQGRLAVYPSSHGQEACQVGASLVLGENDWLFPTYRDTVAVVTRGVDPVEVLTLLKGDWHAGYDPYEHRVAPQATPLATQLLHAVGVAHAARLRGEDTVVMALCGDGATSEGDFHEALNFAAVLKAPVVFFVQNNEYAISVPLARQTAAPSLAHKGIGYGVNGERVDGNDTAAVLAVLDAAVAAARSGAGPQLVEAHTYRMQAHTNADDDTRYRDSDEVGPWVARDPLTRLEALLKRKRVLTKARRDEITERAEAVAAAMREGISRDEDPHPSELFAHVYAEPTPQLREQAAVLADELSRESD from the coding sequence ATGGCCGACGACCGGGACCTGCTCCCCTCCGAGCAGCCGGTGCAGCTGCTCGACGAGTCGGGGAGGCCGGTCGAGAACCCGACCCTCCCCTTCCCCGACAACGGACGTCTCCTCGCCGCGTACACCGCCCTGGTGGTCGGCCGTCGCGTCAACGACCAGGCCGGCGCCCTGGTCCGCCAGGGCCGCCTGGCGGTCTACCCCTCCTCGCACGGCCAGGAGGCCTGCCAGGTCGGCGCCTCCCTCGTGCTGGGCGAGAACGACTGGCTCTTCCCCACCTACCGGGACACCGTCGCCGTCGTCACCCGGGGTGTCGACCCCGTCGAGGTGCTCACCCTCCTCAAGGGCGACTGGCACGCCGGGTACGACCCCTACGAGCACCGGGTCGCCCCGCAGGCCACCCCGCTCGCCACCCAGCTGCTGCACGCCGTCGGCGTCGCCCACGCCGCCCGCCTGCGCGGTGAGGACACCGTCGTGATGGCCCTGTGCGGCGACGGCGCCACCAGCGAGGGCGACTTCCACGAGGCGCTGAACTTCGCCGCCGTGCTCAAGGCCCCCGTCGTGTTCTTCGTCCAGAACAACGAGTACGCCATCTCCGTCCCCCTCGCCCGGCAGACCGCCGCGCCCTCCCTCGCCCACAAGGGCATCGGCTACGGAGTCAACGGCGAGCGCGTCGACGGCAACGACACCGCCGCCGTGCTGGCCGTGCTGGACGCCGCCGTCGCGGCCGCCCGCTCCGGCGCGGGCCCGCAGCTGGTCGAGGCGCACACCTACCGCATGCAGGCGCACACCAACGCCGACGACGACACCCGCTACCGCGACAGCGACGAGGTCGGCCCGTGGGTCGCCCGCGACCCGCTGACGCGGCTGGAGGCGCTGCTCAAGCGCAAGCGCGTGCTCACCAAGGCGCGCCGGGACGAGATCACCGAGCGGGCCGAGGCCGTCGCCGCCGCCATGCGCGAGGGCATCTCCCGGGACGAGGACCCCCACCCCTCCGAACTGTTCGCCCACGTGTACGCCGAGCCCACCCCGCAGCTGAGGGAGCAGGCCGCCGTCCTGGCCGACGAACTGAGCAGAGAGAGCGACTGA
- a CDS encoding dihydrolipoamide acetyltransferase family protein: MTIRTFELPDLGEGLTEAEVVKWLVAVGDTVAIDQPIAEVETAKSIVEVPTPYGGVVHALHGAEGEVLAVGSVLISVADEAEAPAAPSEPAAPAPAVPEPAAVSAAGERYREEERAGSGSGNVLIGYGTPEAGARGRRRRPRGAVAAPAAAPAAPVAPESPAARRVPLVTSPLVRRLAREAGLRVADIEGSGQDGLITRRDVLAAIEAARAPVAAPAAAPAAEAVPAPAPVPAGAVDPRTGLAESARMPMSGFRKSVAAALSRSRSEIPEATVWVDVDATELVRLRAAHPDGPGLLSYVARFTVAGLRAHPELNGLVDTERGELVQYDGINLGLAVQTDRGLVAPAVLGAHRLTTAELDTEIKRLTAAARAGRATPAEMTGGTFTLNNYGSLRVDGSAAIINHPQVAILGIGRIIDRPWVVDGELTVRKVTQLSFAFDHRVCDGGAAAGFMRVVADAIEDPAAAIARL, translated from the coding sequence GTGACGATCCGCACCTTCGAACTGCCCGACCTGGGCGAGGGCCTCACCGAGGCCGAGGTGGTCAAGTGGCTGGTCGCGGTGGGCGACACCGTCGCCATCGACCAGCCGATCGCCGAGGTGGAGACCGCGAAGTCGATCGTGGAGGTGCCCACCCCCTACGGCGGGGTGGTGCACGCGCTGCACGGCGCCGAGGGCGAGGTGCTGGCGGTGGGCTCCGTGCTGATCAGCGTCGCCGACGAGGCGGAGGCCCCGGCGGCCCCCTCCGAGCCCGCCGCCCCCGCGCCCGCCGTGCCGGAGCCGGCCGCGGTGTCCGCGGCCGGTGAGCGGTACCGCGAGGAGGAGCGCGCCGGGAGCGGCTCGGGCAACGTCCTCATCGGCTACGGCACCCCGGAGGCGGGGGCACGGGGGCGCCGCCGTCGGCCCCGCGGGGCCGTTGCGGCGCCCGCCGCCGCGCCCGCGGCCCCGGTCGCGCCCGAATCCCCGGCCGCGCGCCGCGTCCCGCTGGTGACCTCGCCGCTGGTGAGACGGCTCGCCCGCGAGGCCGGCCTGCGCGTCGCCGACATCGAGGGCAGCGGCCAGGACGGGCTCATCACCCGCCGCGACGTGCTCGCCGCCATCGAGGCCGCCCGGGCCCCGGTCGCCGCGCCCGCCGCCGCGCCCGCCGCCGAGGCGGTCCCGGCACCGGCCCCGGTCCCGGCGGGCGCCGTGGACCCGCGCACCGGGCTGGCCGAGTCCGCCAGGATGCCCATGAGCGGGTTCCGCAAGAGCGTCGCCGCCGCCCTCTCGCGCAGCCGGAGCGAGATCCCCGAGGCCACCGTGTGGGTGGACGTCGACGCCACCGAGCTGGTCCGCCTGCGCGCCGCCCACCCGGACGGCCCGGGGCTGCTGTCCTACGTCGCCCGGTTCACTGTGGCCGGACTGCGCGCCCACCCCGAGCTCAACGGGCTGGTGGACACCGAGCGCGGCGAGCTGGTCCAGTACGACGGGATCAACCTGGGCCTGGCCGTGCAGACCGACCGCGGCCTGGTCGCGCCGGCCGTGCTCGGCGCGCACCGGCTCACCACCGCCGAGCTGGACACCGAGATCAAGCGGCTCACCGCCGCCGCCCGCGCGGGCCGGGCCACCCCGGCCGAGATGACCGGCGGCACCTTCACCCTCAACAACTACGGTTCGCTGCGGGTCGACGGAAGCGCCGCCATCATCAACCACCCGCAGGTGGCCATCCTCGGCATCGGCCGGATCATCGACCGCCCGTGGGTGGTGGACGGCGAGCTGACCGTCCGCAAGGTCACCCAGCTGTCGTTCGCGTTCGACCACCGGGTGTGCGACGGCGGCGCGGCGGCCGGGTTCATGCGGGTCGTCGCCGACGCCATCGAGGACCCCGCCGCGGCCATCGCCCGCCTGTAG
- a CDS encoding alpha-ketoacid dehydrogenase subunit beta: MATDPTKLTMAQALNRALRDAMAEDETVYVFGEDVGPLGGVFRITDGLTAEFGEDRCFDTPLAESGIAGLAVGMAMNGMRPVIEMQFDAFAYPAFEQIVSHIAKLRNRTRGRVSLPIVIRVPYAGGIGGVEHHCDSSEAYYAHTPGLKVVTPATPADAYHLLREAIASDDPVVFMEPKKLYWAKEEFDPGDGSRPGIGTAVVCRPGTDATLIAYGPSVPTALEAAEAAAQEGRSLQVVDLRSIVPFDDETVCAAVRSTGRAVVIAEASGFASVASEIVARVTERCFHSLAAPVRRVTGFDIPFPPPKLERHQLPSVDRILDAVDDLQWEDDQ, translated from the coding sequence ATGGCGACCGATCCCACCAAGCTCACCATGGCCCAGGCCCTCAACCGGGCGCTGCGCGACGCCATGGCCGAGGACGAGACCGTGTACGTCTTCGGCGAGGACGTCGGCCCCCTCGGCGGCGTCTTCCGCATCACCGACGGCCTCACCGCCGAGTTCGGCGAGGACCGCTGCTTCGACACCCCGCTCGCCGAGTCCGGCATCGCGGGCCTGGCCGTGGGCATGGCGATGAACGGGATGCGCCCCGTCATCGAGATGCAGTTCGACGCGTTCGCCTACCCGGCGTTCGAGCAGATCGTCAGCCACATCGCCAAGCTGCGCAACCGCACCCGCGGCCGGGTCTCCCTGCCCATCGTCATCCGGGTGCCCTACGCGGGCGGCATCGGCGGCGTGGAGCACCACTGCGACTCCTCCGAGGCGTACTACGCCCACACCCCCGGCCTGAAGGTGGTCACCCCGGCCACCCCCGCGGACGCCTACCACCTGCTGCGCGAGGCCATCGCCTCCGACGACCCCGTCGTGTTCATGGAGCCCAAGAAGCTCTACTGGGCCAAGGAGGAGTTCGACCCCGGGGACGGCTCGCGCCCGGGCATCGGCACCGCGGTGGTGTGCCGCCCCGGCACCGACGCCACCCTCATCGCCTACGGGCCCTCGGTGCCCACCGCGCTGGAGGCCGCCGAGGCCGCCGCCCAGGAGGGCCGCAGCCTCCAGGTGGTGGACCTGCGCTCGATCGTCCCCTTCGACGACGAGACCGTGTGCGCCGCGGTGCGCTCCACGGGCCGGGCCGTCGTGATCGCCGAGGCCAGCGGGTTCGCCAGCGTCGCCTCGGAGATCGTGGCCCGGGTGACCGAGCGCTGCTTCCACTCCCTGGCCGCCCCGGTGCGCCGGGTCACCGGGTTCGACATCCCGTTCCCGCCGCCCAAGCTGGAGCGCCACCAGCTGCCGAGCGTCGACCGCATCCTCGACGCGGTGGACGACCTTCAGTGGGAGGACGACCAGTGA
- a CDS encoding DUF1349 domain-containing protein has product MFTDMAWMNEPPSWTVEDGVLTVTTGDRKDFWRHTHYGFVHDDGHFLSAEATGDFTVQVTFDGDYLEQYDQAGLMLRADEENWIKTGTEFVGGGLNVSAVVTRGHSDWSVVSLPRTGGSFPPVTIRAIRTGETVNVQYLDGWGAWRLLRLAHLPLGGTCRVGVMCCSPQREGFRAVFRDYSITPEIPEDTHA; this is encoded by the coding sequence GTGTTCACCGACATGGCCTGGATGAACGAGCCCCCGTCCTGGACGGTCGAGGACGGCGTCCTCACCGTGACCACCGGGGACCGCAAGGACTTCTGGCGGCACACCCACTACGGGTTCGTGCACGACGACGGCCACTTCCTGTCCGCCGAGGCCACCGGGGACTTCACCGTCCAGGTCACGTTCGACGGCGACTACCTGGAGCAGTACGACCAGGCCGGCCTGATGCTCCGCGCCGACGAGGAGAACTGGATCAAGACCGGCACCGAGTTCGTCGGCGGCGGGCTCAACGTCAGTGCCGTGGTCACCCGCGGCCACTCCGACTGGTCGGTGGTCTCCCTGCCCCGGACCGGGGGCTCCTTCCCCCCGGTGACCATCCGGGCGATCCGCACCGGCGAGACCGTCAACGTCCAGTACCTCGACGGCTGGGGCGCGTGGCGGCTGCTGCGGTTGGCCCACCTGCCGCTGGGCGGGACCTGCCGGGTGGGGGTCATGTGCTGCTCGCCGCAGCGGGAGGGGTTCCGCGCGGTGTTCCGGGACTACTCGATCACCCCGGAGATCCCCGAGGACACCCACGCCTGA
- a CDS encoding FBP domain-containing protein has translation MIPVTENEIRGSFINCSKGEAKRLSLPRDLDSRPWEDLDFLGWRDPMAHERAYLVVERGDGPVGVAFRLTGSETGARRALCSVCVTSRQGPGVALMVAPRVGKAGREGNTVGLHMCTDFACSLYVRGLKQPEPGGRFAETLTVEEKVKRLEENLHGFLDRLTRG, from the coding sequence ATGATCCCCGTGACGGAGAACGAGATCCGCGGCTCGTTCATCAACTGCTCCAAGGGCGAGGCCAAGCGCCTCTCCCTCCCGCGGGACCTGGACTCCCGGCCGTGGGAGGACCTGGACTTCCTCGGCTGGCGCGATCCGATGGCGCACGAGCGCGCGTACCTGGTCGTCGAGCGCGGTGACGGTCCGGTGGGCGTGGCCTTCCGGCTGACCGGCTCGGAGACCGGGGCCCGGCGGGCGCTGTGCTCGGTGTGCGTGACCAGCCGCCAGGGGCCCGGCGTGGCGCTCATGGTGGCACCGCGTGTGGGCAAGGCGGGCCGCGAGGGGAACACGGTGGGGCTGCACATGTGCACCGACTTCGCCTGCTCGCTGTACGTGCGCGGGCTCAAGCAGCCCGAGCCGGGCGGGCGCTTCGCGGAGACGCTCACCGTGGAGGAGAAGGTGAAGCGGCTGGAGGAGAACCTGCACGGGTTCCTGGACCGGCTGACCCGGGGGTAG
- the paaZ gene encoding phenylacetic acid degradation bifunctional protein PaaZ, with the protein MSEVLQSYALGSWFTPADGGEPLADANTGETVARMSQNGPDVSAMVDYARTVGGPALRALTFHQRANLLKALAQHLMQYKDEFYALSHRTGATKRDSAVDIDGGFGTLFSFSSKGRRELPNSTVILDGPLERLSREGTFAGQHVYTSRPGVAVQINAFNFPVWGMLEKLAPAFLAGLPSIVKPAAQTAYLTEAVVRRAVESGILPEGSLQLLVAGHRGLLDGLGPQDIVGFTGSAATGAILRNHPNVVSGGTQLNVEADSLNCSILGPDVTAEDPEFDLYIKQVVTEMTVKAGQKCTAIRRVIVPEAMADTVVEALKERLAKVVVGAADHPDTRMGALVSLAQRDEVRKAVKALRTSCELVYGDPELVEVVGADAESGAFMSPILLRAEPGAREPHEVEAFGPVSTVITYGSVAEAVELAALGKGSLVGSLVTHDPDVAREVVLGVAPWHGRILVLDRDDAKESTGHGSPLPVLVHGGPGRAGGGEELGGVRGVKHHMQRTAIQASPDMLTAITGHWTTGSKRNTGDVHPFRKNLAELRIGDTIESAERRVTRADIDHFAEFTGDTFYAHTDEEAAAANPLFGGIVAHGYLVVSLAAGLFVDPAPGPVLANFGVDNLRFLTPVKEDAVIRVTLTAKQITPRTNAEYGEVRWDAVVTDQDGEAVATYDVLTLVAKGDEEA; encoded by the coding sequence GTGTCCGAAGTACTGCAGAGCTACGCGCTGGGATCGTGGTTCACCCCCGCCGACGGGGGCGAGCCCCTCGCCGACGCGAACACCGGTGAGACCGTCGCCCGCATGTCGCAGAACGGCCCCGACGTCTCCGCCATGGTCGACTACGCCCGCACCGTCGGCGGCCCGGCGCTGCGCGCCCTCACCTTCCACCAGCGCGCGAACCTGCTCAAGGCCCTCGCCCAGCACCTGATGCAGTACAAGGACGAGTTCTACGCGCTCTCCCACCGGACCGGCGCCACCAAGCGCGACAGCGCCGTGGACATCGACGGCGGCTTCGGCACCCTCTTCAGCTTCTCCAGCAAGGGCCGCCGCGAGCTGCCCAACTCCACGGTCATCCTCGACGGCCCCCTGGAGCGGCTGAGCCGCGAGGGCACCTTCGCGGGACAGCACGTCTACACCTCCCGGCCCGGCGTCGCGGTGCAGATCAACGCGTTCAACTTCCCCGTGTGGGGCATGCTCGAGAAGCTCGCCCCGGCGTTCCTGGCCGGGCTGCCCAGCATCGTCAAGCCCGCCGCCCAGACCGCCTACCTGACCGAGGCCGTGGTCCGCAGGGCCGTCGAGTCGGGGATCCTCCCCGAGGGCTCGCTCCAGCTGCTCGTCGCCGGGCACCGGGGGCTGCTCGACGGCCTGGGCCCGCAGGACATCGTCGGCTTCACCGGCTCGGCCGCCACCGGCGCCATCCTGCGCAACCACCCGAACGTGGTCAGCGGCGGCACGCAGCTGAACGTCGAGGCCGACTCCCTCAACTGCTCCATCCTGGGCCCGGACGTCACCGCCGAGGACCCCGAGTTCGACCTGTACATCAAGCAGGTCGTCACCGAGATGACCGTCAAGGCGGGCCAGAAGTGCACCGCCATCCGCCGTGTCATCGTCCCCGAGGCGATGGCCGACACCGTCGTCGAGGCCCTGAAGGAGCGCCTGGCCAAGGTCGTGGTGGGCGCCGCCGACCACCCGGACACCCGCATGGGCGCCCTGGTCTCCCTGGCCCAGCGCGACGAGGTCCGCAAGGCGGTCAAGGCCCTGCGCACCTCCTGCGAGCTGGTGTACGGCGACCCCGAGCTGGTCGAGGTCGTGGGCGCCGACGCCGAGTCCGGCGCGTTCATGTCTCCGATCCTCCTGCGCGCCGAGCCGGGCGCCCGGGAGCCGCACGAGGTGGAGGCGTTCGGCCCGGTCAGCACCGTCATCACCTACGGTTCGGTGGCCGAGGCCGTCGAGCTGGCCGCCCTGGGCAAGGGCTCCCTGGTGGGCTCGCTGGTCACCCACGACCCCGACGTCGCCCGCGAGGTCGTCCTGGGCGTCGCCCCCTGGCACGGCCGCATCCTGGTGCTGGACCGGGACGACGCCAAGGAGTCCACCGGCCACGGCTCCCCGCTGCCCGTGCTGGTGCACGGCGGCCCGGGCCGCGCCGGCGGCGGTGAGGAGCTGGGCGGCGTGCGCGGCGTCAAGCACCACATGCAGCGCACCGCGATCCAGGCCTCGCCGGACATGCTCACCGCGATCACCGGACACTGGACCACGGGGTCCAAGAGGAACACGGGCGACGTCCACCCCTTCCGCAAGAACCTGGCCGAGCTGCGGATCGGCGACACCATCGAGTCGGCGGAGCGCAGGGTGACCCGCGCCGACATCGACCACTTCGCCGAGTTCACCGGGGACACGTTCTACGCCCACACCGACGAGGAGGCCGCCGCCGCCAACCCGCTGTTCGGCGGGATCGTGGCGCACGGCTACCTGGTGGTGTCGCTGGCCGCGGGCCTGTTCGTGGACCCGGCCCCGGGCCCGGTGCTGGCCAACTTCGGTGTGGACAACCTGCGGTTCCTCACCCCCGTGAAGGAGGACGCGGTCATCAGGGTGACGCTGACCGCCAAGCAGATCACCCCGCGCACCAACGCGGAGTACGGCGAGGTCCGCTGGGACGCCGTGGTCACCGACCAGGACGGCGAGGCCGTCGCCACCTACGACGTGCTCACCCTGGTCGCCAAGGGCGACGAGGAGGCGTAA
- a CDS encoding MFS transporter, whose translation MATSDATASAPAPLDGRERRKVLAGTMVGTTIEWYDFFIYAQAAGLVLAPLFLGPLEQSNPGLAQILSFATIGISFLFRPLGAIVAGHLGDRFGRKKVLVATLVMMGIATCLIGLLPTYAQIGIAAPILLIALRILQGFSAGGEWGGAALMSVEHAPVNKRGFFGAYPQIGVPCGMILATFVVWLITVIIGQDAFLAWGWRIPFLLSFLLIIIGHLIRKSVEESPVFELMQKRRAKSSAPLGTLFRKNTREVVLSALIFLANNAAGYLVIAFLATYASTALGMERGPVLLATTLASFGWLISTLYGGWVSDRWGRVRTFQIGYVLLAAWAVPMWFLVDTGDVLMYFVGVFVFCLTLGLSYGPQSALYAEMFPAEIRYSGVSIGYALGAILGGAFAPMIAQMLLENTGVSWSIGVYMVVAAAISFLGVSLVKEKMGVDLHVDDDGADTAEKAA comes from the coding sequence ATGGCAACATCCGACGCCACGGCCTCGGCACCCGCCCCGCTGGATGGCAGGGAAAGGCGCAAGGTCCTCGCCGGGACCATGGTCGGCACCACCATCGAGTGGTACGACTTCTTCATCTACGCCCAGGCCGCCGGCCTCGTCCTGGCGCCCCTGTTCCTCGGACCGCTGGAGCAGTCCAACCCCGGCCTCGCCCAGATCCTGTCGTTCGCGACCATCGGCATCTCCTTCCTGTTCCGCCCCCTGGGCGCCATCGTGGCGGGCCACCTGGGCGACAGGTTCGGCCGCAAGAAGGTCCTCGTCGCGACGCTGGTCATGATGGGCATCGCCACCTGCCTCATCGGCCTGCTGCCGACCTACGCCCAGATCGGTATCGCCGCCCCGATCCTGCTCATCGCCCTGCGCATCCTCCAGGGCTTCTCCGCCGGCGGCGAATGGGGCGGCGCGGCCCTGATGTCCGTGGAGCACGCGCCGGTGAACAAGCGCGGCTTCTTCGGCGCCTACCCGCAGATCGGCGTCCCCTGCGGCATGATCCTGGCGACCTTCGTCGTCTGGCTCATCACCGTGATCATCGGCCAGGACGCCTTCCTCGCCTGGGGCTGGCGCATCCCGTTCCTGCTGTCCTTCCTGCTGATCATCATCGGCCACCTCATCCGCAAGTCCGTGGAGGAGTCCCCGGTCTTCGAGCTGATGCAGAAGCGCCGCGCCAAGTCCTCCGCCCCGCTGGGCACCCTGTTCCGCAAGAACACCCGCGAGGTCGTGCTCTCCGCGCTGATCTTCCTCGCCAACAACGCCGCCGGCTACCTGGTCATCGCCTTCCTGGCCACCTACGCCTCCACCGCCCTGGGCATGGAGCGCGGGCCGGTCCTGCTGGCCACCACCCTGGCCTCCTTCGGCTGGCTCATCTCCACCCTGTACGGCGGCTGGGTCAGCGACCGCTGGGGCCGGGTGCGCACCTTCCAGATCGGCTACGTCCTGCTCGCCGCCTGGGCGGTGCCGATGTGGTTCCTGGTCGACACCGGCGACGTCCTCATGTACTTCGTGGGCGTCTTCGTCTTCTGCCTCACCCTGGGCCTGAGCTACGGGCCCCAGTCCGCGCTGTACGCCGAGATGTTCCCGGCCGAGATCCGGTACTCCGGCGTCTCCATCGGCTACGCCCTGGGCGCGATCCTGGGCGGCGCCTTCGCGCCGATGATCGCCCAGATGCTGCTGGAGAACACCGGTGTCTCCTGGAGCATCGGCGTCTACATGGTCGTCGCCGCCGCGATCTCCTTCCTGGGGGTCTCGCTGGTCAAGGAGAAGATGGGCGTCGACCTGCACGTCGACGACGACGGGGCCGACACGGCCGAGAAGGCCGCCTGA
- a CDS encoding phosphoribosyltransferase yields the protein MSDDRETLTYELFGTAMRELAQEIADDGFEPDIILSIARGGLFVAGGLGYALGVKNLHVMNVEFYTGVGTTLDMPVMLPPVPNVVDLSDKRVLVADDVADTGKTLKLVHDFCAEHVAEVRSAVIYQKSHSLIDCEYVWKRTDQWIDFPWSVLPPVVSREGQVLDS from the coding sequence GTGAGCGACGACCGCGAGACACTCACGTACGAGCTGTTCGGCACCGCGATGCGGGAGCTGGCGCAGGAGATCGCCGACGACGGCTTCGAGCCCGACATCATCCTGTCCATCGCGCGCGGCGGACTGTTCGTGGCGGGCGGCCTCGGCTACGCCCTCGGCGTCAAGAACCTCCACGTCATGAACGTGGAGTTCTACACGGGCGTGGGCACGACCCTGGACATGCCGGTCATGCTGCCGCCCGTCCCCAACGTGGTGGACCTGAGCGACAAGAGGGTCCTGGTCGCCGACGACGTCGCCGACACCGGCAAGACCCTCAAGCTCGTCCACGACTTCTGCGCCGAGCACGTCGCCGAGGTGCGCAGCGCGGTCATCTACCAGAAGTCCCACTCGCTGATCGACTGCGAGTACGTGTGGAAGCGCACCGACCAGTGGATCGACTTCCCGTGGTCGGTGCTGCCCCCGGTGGTCTCCCGCGAGGGCCAGGTCCTCGACTCCTAG